One window of the Sphaerochaeta associata genome contains the following:
- a CDS encoding DNA topoisomerase IV subunit A yields the protein MTQAHSIFKQNFLEYASYVIKERAIPDLVDGFKPVQRRIIHTLFEMDDGKFHKVANVVGWAMRYHPHGDSSIYEALVNLANCDLFIERQGNFGNTLTGDSAAAARYIECRLLPFAKKVLYNPELTEFVDSYDGRNQEPVAFPAKIPVVLIQGVSGIAVGMSTYILPHNPLEVLDAMAASLKGESYQLYPDFLGGGIVDVEDYRDGRGSVSVRAKLNTSDPKRIIIEELPYGTTSEAMIRSVEEAAKKGKLKISSINDYTAEKVNIEINLARNTYAQEIVDALYAYTDCETKLSINPLVIKDNVPTIMGVHEILDWHARHLVVVLKAELELEKGHLLDKLHARTLERIFIEERIYKRIEQKKSADEVNKAVISGFKPFTERLLRPVDLDDVERLLKIPIRRISLFDIEKNREDIDQINANLAEIERKLADLVGYALTYIAELKTMLGVKEHQRKTTIKTFELIDVKEVAERNLAVKYDPANGYLGYAVKQGNTLLEVSTFDRVLVIRKEGTYQVIDAPEKEFVGKGLLYCGYADKSELANLVFSVIYQEKTYKYLFLKRCQIVSYQLKKVYPLLPEGNFKLVKLSTYANAELVVTYKPKPGLRILEEKFYFSDYLVKNVKANGVRIAVKEVASLKLRSVKEVVHANTAEPTLFDDENQEE from the coding sequence ATGACCCAGGCACACTCAATCTTTAAACAAAACTTTCTTGAATATGCCAGCTATGTCATTAAGGAGCGGGCGATTCCCGACCTTGTGGATGGGTTCAAGCCGGTTCAGAGGCGTATCATCCATACGCTTTTTGAGATGGATGACGGTAAGTTTCACAAGGTGGCGAACGTCGTAGGTTGGGCGATGCGTTACCACCCGCACGGCGACTCTTCAATCTATGAGGCCTTGGTGAATCTGGCCAACTGCGACTTGTTCATCGAACGACAGGGTAACTTCGGCAACACCCTCACCGGTGACAGCGCCGCCGCGGCCCGGTACATCGAATGCCGACTGCTTCCTTTTGCCAAGAAGGTGTTGTACAACCCCGAGCTTACTGAATTTGTCGACTCGTACGATGGAAGAAACCAAGAACCGGTTGCCTTCCCCGCAAAGATTCCCGTCGTCCTGATCCAAGGTGTCAGCGGCATAGCAGTTGGTATGAGCACCTATATCCTTCCCCACAATCCGTTGGAAGTGCTCGATGCAATGGCTGCCTCCTTAAAGGGGGAGAGCTATCAATTGTACCCCGACTTCCTTGGCGGGGGTATCGTTGACGTTGAGGACTACCGCGATGGAAGGGGTTCTGTGTCTGTGCGGGCCAAGCTCAACACCTCCGATCCAAAACGCATCATCATTGAGGAACTTCCGTACGGGACCACCAGTGAAGCGATGATCCGGTCGGTTGAGGAAGCTGCCAAGAAGGGTAAGTTGAAGATCAGTTCAATCAACGACTATACCGCCGAGAAGGTGAACATCGAGATCAATCTGGCTCGCAACACCTATGCCCAGGAGATCGTCGACGCCCTCTATGCCTATACAGATTGCGAGACAAAGCTTTCCATCAACCCCCTGGTGATCAAGGACAATGTACCGACCATCATGGGTGTGCATGAAATCCTGGATTGGCATGCCCGGCATCTGGTGGTCGTCCTGAAAGCCGAGCTTGAGCTTGAGAAGGGTCATCTGCTGGACAAGCTGCACGCCCGGACCCTTGAACGTATTTTCATCGAGGAGCGCATCTACAAGCGAATCGAACAGAAGAAGAGTGCGGACGAGGTGAACAAGGCTGTCATCTCCGGCTTCAAGCCCTTCACGGAGCGGCTTCTCCGGCCGGTCGATTTGGATGACGTCGAGCGACTTTTGAAGATTCCCATCAGGCGCATCAGTCTGTTTGACATTGAGAAAAACCGAGAGGACATCGATCAGATCAATGCAAACCTCGCCGAGATCGAGCGCAAGCTTGCAGACTTGGTAGGCTATGCCCTCACCTATATTGCCGAGCTGAAAACAATGCTCGGCGTCAAGGAACATCAGCGCAAGACCACGATCAAGACCTTCGAGCTGATCGACGTCAAGGAGGTTGCCGAACGCAACCTGGCCGTCAAGTACGATCCCGCCAACGGCTATCTCGGTTACGCGGTCAAACAGGGAAACACCCTTTTGGAGGTGAGCACCTTCGACCGTGTTCTCGTCATACGCAAGGAAGGGACCTACCAGGTCATAGATGCTCCGGAGAAGGAGTTTGTGGGTAAGGGGCTGCTCTACTGCGGGTACGCGGACAAGAGCGAGCTTGCCAACCTTGTGTTCTCGGTCATCTATCAGGAGAAGACGTACAAGTACCTCTTCCTCAAGCGTTGCCAGATCGTCAGCTACCAGCTGAAGAAGGTCTACCCCTTGCTGCCTGAAGGAAACTTCAAGCTCGTCAAGCTCAGCACCTATGCCAATGCCGAGCTGGTTGTCACCTACAAACCCAAGCCGGGACTGAGGATACTGGAGGAGAAGTTCTACTTCTCCGATTACTTGGTGAAAAATGTGAAGGCGAACGGAGTGAGAATTGCAGTGAAGGAGGTGGCCTCCCTGAAACTGAGATCGGTCAAGGAAGTCGTGCATGCCAATACCGCAGAACCTACACTGTTCGATGATGAGAATCAGGAGGAATGA
- a CDS encoding RluA family pseudouridine synthase, translating into MDIKDRILYEDNHLIIINKLCGELVQGDVTGDETLADLVKEYLRVTYAKQGNVYLGIPHRLDRPTSGIVVYAKTEKALIRLNELFKGSSVKKTYWAIVDHMPNQSEGTLVHYIIRDTKTNKSVALSVEKRGGKLAKLDYKLIAASKNYFLVEVNLHTGRHHQIRAQFAAIGLHIKGDLKYGSARSNPDGGICLHARSIDFIHPVKKEQISITAAPPDDTLWNAFVSERH; encoded by the coding sequence ATGGACATCAAGGATAGGATTCTTTATGAGGACAACCACCTGATCATCATCAATAAGCTGTGCGGTGAGTTGGTTCAGGGGGATGTGACCGGGGATGAGACGTTGGCTGATTTGGTGAAGGAGTACCTGAGGGTGACCTACGCCAAGCAAGGCAATGTGTATCTGGGCATCCCTCACCGTCTGGACCGCCCCACCAGCGGCATTGTCGTCTATGCAAAGACCGAGAAGGCTTTGATTCGCCTCAATGAACTGTTCAAGGGCAGTTCGGTCAAGAAGACCTACTGGGCGATCGTGGACCATATGCCCAACCAGAGTGAGGGAACCTTGGTCCACTACATCATCCGCGATACCAAGACAAACAAGAGTGTGGCTCTCTCGGTGGAGAAGAGAGGCGGCAAGCTTGCCAAGCTCGACTACAAGTTGATTGCTGCATCCAAGAATTACTTTTTGGTTGAGGTGAATCTGCATACCGGCCGTCATCACCAGATCAGGGCGCAGTTTGCGGCCATAGGCCTGCATATCAAGGGCGATCTCAAGTATGGTTCTGCACGATCGAATCCAGACGGCGGCATCTGCCTGCATGCCCGCTCCATTGATTTCATCCATCCGGTGAAGAAAGAGCAGATTTCCATTACAGCCGCACCCCCTGACGATACACTGTGGAATGCCTTTGTTTCAGAGAGGCACTGA
- a CDS encoding aspartate/glutamate racemase family protein — protein MAEHKIAAIYTGAALVKPLSDLLKQTLPDCKVMNILDDSMIAEIIETGYLTKAVKRRLYGYYEIACASGVELILNTCSSIGDAVYGAREFFPIPIVRIDEPMARRAIELTDSIAVLATLPTTLDPTIRLLQRCASEMGKSIRTISALADGAFSAITAGDAEAHDRLIAETAKQVGDRAEVILLAQGSMARMEEPLAKLTGKTVLSSPRLGALMVKDLLREAR, from the coding sequence ATGGCTGAACATAAGATTGCCGCAATATATACTGGAGCTGCTTTAGTCAAACCGCTTTCGGATTTGTTGAAACAGACGCTGCCCGACTGCAAGGTAATGAATATCCTTGACGACAGCATGATCGCCGAAATCATCGAGACAGGATATCTGACGAAGGCTGTGAAGCGCAGGTTGTACGGCTATTATGAAATCGCCTGCGCCTCGGGCGTTGAATTGATTCTCAATACCTGCTCATCCATCGGGGATGCCGTCTATGGTGCACGGGAGTTCTTCCCCATCCCCATCGTACGCATCGATGAGCCGATGGCGAGGCGGGCGATTGAACTCACCGACTCCATTGCCGTCCTGGCAACCCTTCCCACCACGCTCGATCCGACCATCCGCCTGCTTCAGCGTTGTGCTTCTGAGATGGGCAAGTCCATCCGCACGATCAGCGCCCTGGCCGATGGGGCGTTCAGCGCCATCACAGCTGGCGACGCAGAGGCCCACGATCGTCTCATCGCCGAGACCGCCAAGCAGGTCGGTGACCGTGCCGAGGTCATCCTGCTCGCCCAGGGCTCGATGGCCAGAATGGAAGAACCACTTGCCAAGCTTACCGGCAAGACGGTGCTCTCAAGCCCCCGTCTTGGCGCCTTGATGGTCAAGGATCTGCTGAGGGAGGCCCGCTGA
- a CDS encoding transketolase produces the protein MDIQALQDISLSLRRDVVEMVYRTKDGHPSPSFSVADIITALYFEIMRLDPSNPDWEDRDRFVLSKGHSCPVLYAALAKKGYFPREELFTLRYLNSHLQGHPYAPKTKGLDATTGSLGNGVSIGLGMALAARIRRKDYQVYAITGDGELGEGMIWEAAMAASHHKASNLTVFIDNNNYQSGGTVGEVSGPYPIEDKWQAFGWHVQTIDGHDIAQILKAVENARLVNDKPSAIVCKTVKGNGVSFMVGENSWHKRVYTDEEYKQAIKELGGAV, from the coding sequence ATGGATATCCAGGCATTACAGGATATATCGCTGTCCCTTCGACGTGATGTGGTTGAAATGGTCTATCGCACCAAGGACGGGCATCCCAGCCCAAGCTTCTCGGTCGCCGACATCATCACCGCCCTCTACTTTGAAATCATGCGCTTGGACCCTTCCAATCCTGACTGGGAGGACCGCGACCGCTTTGTCCTCTCCAAAGGCCACAGCTGCCCAGTTCTCTATGCCGCTCTCGCCAAGAAAGGGTACTTCCCCCGCGAGGAGTTGTTTACGCTGCGCTACCTCAACAGTCATCTGCAGGGACATCCCTATGCCCCCAAGACCAAAGGCTTGGATGCCACAACCGGTTCACTGGGAAACGGGGTATCGATCGGTCTGGGTATGGCCTTGGCTGCCAGGATTCGCAGGAAGGACTACCAAGTCTATGCCATCACCGGAGACGGTGAGCTCGGCGAAGGCATGATTTGGGAGGCTGCGATGGCTGCCAGCCATCATAAGGCTTCAAATTTGACCGTTTTCATCGATAACAACAACTATCAGAGCGGTGGAACCGTAGGTGAAGTCTCAGGACCCTATCCGATCGAGGACAAGTGGCAGGCTTTCGGTTGGCATGTCCAGACGATCGACGGACACGACATCGCACAGATTCTGAAAGCTGTAGAGAACGCCCGTCTGGTCAACGACAAGCCCTCGGCCATCGTCTGCAAGACGGTGAAAGGCAACGGCGTCTCCTTCATGGTGGGGGAAAATTCGTGGCATAAGCGTGTTTATACTGATGAAGAGTACAAGCAGGCCATCAAAGAGTTGGGAGGAGCAGTATGA
- a CDS encoding transketolase family protein: MSTVDSTRIGFRDALLKLATEREDVVFVSTDSLKVVKGEPFLEQFPDRVVELGISEQNGVGVCSGLAASGLLPYICTYAGFLTMRACEQMRTFVSYPNLKVRFVGANGGLHGGNREGVSHQFIEDVGILRGMPNFTILCPADGGQVYEAMLASADIDGPVYIRIGSGREDKVFPDGTPFPMGKIRTLVDEGNDVALLAHGFVLGRVLEAAKKLKEEGIKAKVVEVATIKPLDKEGLAEVLNATGCAVTVEDHTIINGLGSAVAEVIAEGAPAHLIRLGLQDVYGESGFPEELLDAYGMRVEDIVSAAKKAMSRKKL, from the coding sequence ATGAGCACCGTTGACAGCACAAGAATTGGATTTCGTGACGCTCTGCTGAAATTGGCCACCGAGCGCGAGGATGTGGTCTTTGTCTCCACCGACTCCCTCAAGGTAGTGAAAGGCGAACCCTTCTTGGAACAGTTTCCCGACCGGGTTGTGGAGCTGGGAATCTCGGAACAGAACGGAGTGGGTGTTTGCAGCGGTCTCGCCGCCAGCGGCCTCCTTCCTTATATATGTACCTATGCTGGGTTTCTGACGATGAGAGCCTGCGAGCAGATGCGCACCTTCGTCTCTTATCCGAACCTCAAGGTTCGGTTTGTCGGAGCCAACGGAGGTCTGCACGGGGGCAACCGTGAAGGGGTTTCCCATCAGTTCATCGAGGATGTAGGCATTCTCAGGGGTATGCCGAACTTCACCATCCTCTGTCCGGCCGACGGAGGACAGGTGTATGAGGCGATGCTGGCAAGTGCCGATATCGACGGGCCTGTCTACATTCGCATCGGCAGCGGCCGTGAGGACAAGGTGTTCCCCGACGGAACCCCGTTCCCTATGGGAAAAATCCGCACCCTCGTAGATGAAGGAAACGATGTAGCCCTGCTTGCCCATGGGTTTGTGCTGGGTCGCGTCCTTGAGGCCGCCAAGAAGCTCAAGGAGGAAGGCATCAAGGCCAAGGTGGTTGAGGTGGCTACGATCAAGCCGTTGGACAAGGAAGGACTTGCAGAAGTCCTGAACGCCACCGGTTGTGCGGTGACTGTGGAGGACCATACGATCATCAACGGTCTCGGTAGTGCCGTCGCCGAGGTGATCGCAGAGGGAGCCCCGGCACACCTGATCCGTCTTGGACTGCAGGATGTCTACGGGGAGTCCGGGTTCCCCGAGGAGCTGCTTGATGCCTATGGCATGCGCGTTGAAGATATTGTCAGCGCAGCCAAAAAGGCCATGTCACGGAAAAAACTGTAA
- a CDS encoding TRAP transporter substrate-binding protein, which translates to MKKRIIALLLVVSLVGVLFAAGQAEASGPTAAKPLVLRYAHMNPASSPNGLQATYFADKIAEKTGGAIKIEVYPASQLGSISEMAEAVSMGSIAMHHNTYGGLQPLLNDLGLFDTPYLYRDVDHLLKATDPETSPALKELNQKLIDTRGVRILYSFYFGTRELTANHAVYSPKDLAGKKIRAIPSPIYLAAVEGMGAVAVPIDWAEVPVALSTGVADGQENPVSTLVTSNIYEVQKFAMMTDHIMGSEPVVINEKVWQGLSAEHKKIFTEVARETRDWASNYVLQNEAKDVQTLKDKGMKIITKADGLKVDEFRASVSKVVNDRFGAAWGKYYEMIAAVK; encoded by the coding sequence ATGAAGAAAAGGATTATCGCATTACTGCTCGTTGTTTCCTTGGTTGGTGTGCTGTTTGCCGCAGGGCAGGCTGAAGCTAGCGGACCTACCGCCGCCAAACCCTTGGTGCTCCGGTATGCGCACATGAACCCCGCTTCCAGCCCGAATGGACTGCAGGCAACCTACTTTGCCGACAAGATCGCCGAGAAGACCGGCGGCGCCATCAAGATCGAGGTGTATCCTGCAAGCCAGCTTGGTTCCATTTCTGAAATGGCCGAGGCTGTATCCATGGGCTCGATCGCCATGCACCACAACACCTACGGAGGTCTTCAGCCCCTGCTCAACGACCTGGGCCTGTTTGACACCCCGTATCTGTATCGTGACGTCGACCACCTCTTGAAGGCCACCGATCCCGAGACCTCTCCGGCCTTGAAGGAACTGAACCAGAAGCTCATCGACACCAGAGGAGTGAGAATCCTTTACTCCTTCTATTTCGGTACCCGTGAGCTTACTGCAAACCACGCTGTCTACTCCCCCAAGGATTTGGCAGGCAAGAAAATCCGTGCCATTCCCTCTCCCATTTATCTGGCAGCGGTCGAAGGCATGGGTGCAGTAGCAGTGCCCATCGACTGGGCTGAAGTCCCCGTGGCTCTTTCCACCGGCGTAGCCGACGGACAGGAGAACCCGGTAAGCACCTTGGTCACCAGCAATATCTACGAAGTGCAGAAGTTTGCCATGATGACCGACCATATCATGGGTTCCGAACCTGTGGTTATCAACGAGAAGGTCTGGCAGGGCTTGAGTGCCGAGCATAAGAAGATTTTTACCGAAGTGGCACGCGAGACCCGCGATTGGGCTTCCAACTATGTGCTGCAGAATGAGGCCAAGGATGTGCAGACCCTCAAGGACAAGGGCATGAAGATCATCACCAAGGCAGACGGGCTGAAGGTTGATGAGTTCCGCGCCTCTGTTTCAAAAGTGGTGAATGATCGCTTCGGCGCTGCCTGGGGCAAGTACTATGAGATGATTGCCGCTGTTAAGTAA
- a CDS encoding TRAP transporter small permease, which translates to MNNLAKKVTKGYQAVAVVFLLVLFLSVFIQIIMRNVFHAGSIQLEELARVSLVSLVFLMIPVLTFEKKHIIVDIVLLYLPKQAKKWVGVVTQLLVMCFGIYVLWAIATIMERNWSVRTPALNMPNVVFYIPITLGIFAMTVLSLLGVWMSISGKEEEV; encoded by the coding sequence ATGAACAACCTCGCAAAAAAGGTGACCAAGGGATATCAGGCGGTGGCAGTGGTTTTCCTGCTGGTACTGTTTCTTTCGGTCTTCATCCAGATTATCATGCGCAACGTATTCCATGCAGGCTCTATTCAGCTGGAGGAACTTGCCCGGGTTTCTTTGGTCTCCTTGGTATTTCTCATGATTCCTGTTCTCACCTTTGAAAAGAAGCACATCATCGTCGATATCGTGCTCCTCTATCTACCCAAGCAGGCAAAGAAGTGGGTTGGTGTGGTCACCCAACTTCTGGTCATGTGCTTCGGCATCTACGTACTGTGGGCGATTGCAACCATCATGGAGCGCAACTGGAGTGTCAGGACTCCTGCGCTGAATATGCCCAACGTTGTATTCTACATTCCCATCACCTTGGGGATTTTCGCAATGACAGTCCTCTCCCTTCTGGGAGTCTGGATGTCTATCAGTGGAAAGGAGGAAGAGGTATGA
- a CDS encoding TRAP transporter large permease yields the protein MSGSLVIILFLFLLATGLPIAVSMGIPSALYLMMANIPPSQLIQRMVTSLNSFPMLAVPLFILAAGMMNSSGITERLFEFAKLLVGRMKGGLAQVNIVASLIFSGISGAALADVGGLGNIEIEAMDKQNYPRTHSAAITAASAVIGPIFPPSIPLIIYGAAAETSSMRLLIAGVLPALVIAMALMIQVAFFARKFNYPRGVDRKFSFSEIKAITKRGLPSMLMPVIMMGGMLSGWFSPTEVAAIAVAYAIVLSLAYKELTFASFINNCIETLRSTASVLFIVASAAIFAWVLTVEQMPQQVSALMLSISDNPIILLMLANVILLIAGMFLESTAAIMILTPILLPPLVAAGVDPVHFGLVMVFNLMIGMITPPVGMSVYMLSPIVDLPVGKVFKAVLPYLASLLAALVILTYVPQISLWLPNLVFASR from the coding sequence ATGAGCGGTTCCTTGGTGATTATTCTTTTTCTCTTTCTGCTTGCCACCGGACTTCCCATCGCCGTAAGCATGGGCATTCCCTCGGCTCTCTATCTGATGATGGCAAACATCCCTCCAAGCCAGCTGATCCAGCGCATGGTTACCAGTCTCAACTCCTTTCCAATGCTTGCCGTTCCCTTGTTCATCCTTGCCGCCGGCATGATGAACAGCTCGGGGATCACCGAGCGTCTGTTTGAATTTGCCAAGCTGTTGGTCGGTAGGATGAAGGGAGGCTTGGCCCAGGTCAACATTGTCGCCTCCTTGATCTTCAGCGGCATCAGCGGTGCGGCCCTGGCCGACGTAGGCGGGCTTGGAAACATCGAGATCGAGGCGATGGACAAGCAGAACTATCCCCGCACCCACTCAGCGGCCATTACGGCAGCCTCTGCAGTAATCGGTCCGATCTTCCCTCCTTCCATCCCTCTTATCATCTATGGAGCAGCCGCCGAAACCTCCTCGATGCGCCTGCTGATCGCCGGGGTTCTTCCCGCCCTGGTCATTGCCATGGCATTGATGATACAGGTAGCTTTCTTCGCCCGCAAATTCAATTACCCCCGTGGTGTGGACCGTAAATTTTCTTTCTCTGAGATCAAAGCAATCACCAAGCGCGGCCTTCCCTCCATGTTGATGCCTGTCATCATGATGGGCGGCATGCTTTCAGGCTGGTTCAGTCCGACCGAGGTTGCTGCCATTGCAGTGGCTTACGCCATCGTGCTGAGCCTGGCTTACAAAGAGCTGACGTTTGCTTCGTTTATCAATAACTGTATTGAAACACTGCGATCGACGGCGAGCGTCTTGTTCATCGTCGCCTCGGCAGCCATATTCGCCTGGGTTCTCACCGTAGAGCAGATGCCTCAGCAGGTTTCGGCGCTCATGCTCAGCATCTCTGACAATCCGATCATCCTGCTCATGCTCGCCAATGTGATTCTCCTGATCGCCGGCATGTTCCTTGAGTCCACCGCCGCCATCATGATCCTGACCCCGATCCTGCTGCCTCCTTTGGTGGCTGCAGGGGTGGATCCGGTTCACTTCGGCCTGGTGATGGTGTTCAACCTGATGATCGGCATGATCACCCCGCCGGTGGGTATGAGCGTATACATGCTCAGTCCCATCGTGGACCTGCCTGTAGGGAAGGTGTTCAAGGCGGTTCTTCCGTACTTGGCTTCATTGCTGGCCGCCTTGGTTATCCTGACGTATGTTCCGCAGATTTCCCTGTGGCTCCCCAATCTTGTTTTCGCTTCGAGGTAA
- a CDS encoding transaldolase family protein gives MSKSYFHRVHEQTRTRFWINNPTLEQARLAIEAGAIGCTTNPSYVSKLFSSEEDLRVVNRAIDLLLPYEKNDSIVASKVQQMMVARLADVFLPLYTRSGGKEGLVTIQGDPFAETDTSLIIEEGLENRKIGENVCIKIPVTTWGIEAISAMVERDIPTMATEVMGLSQAVSICEEYQRVSRKSGKTPPFFVTHITGILDDHFKRVIKANNLKLDEKLVKYAGLSIAKKEYELLKSRNYPGIMIGGGARKLEDFTELVGGDLHITINWTGTAETLIEADMQAVSRIEENLSDDEMQLLKDQLPDYGRALDVDGMQVDEYYDYGGVELFRTSFQKGWNELLALIAQRRRNAE, from the coding sequence ATGAGCAAATCTTATTTTCACCGTGTACATGAACAGACTCGCACCCGGTTTTGGATCAATAATCCAACCCTTGAGCAGGCAAGGCTTGCCATCGAGGCCGGAGCGATTGGGTGTACCACCAATCCAAGCTATGTCTCCAAGCTCTTCAGTAGTGAAGAGGATTTGAGAGTGGTGAACAGGGCGATCGACTTGCTGCTCCCCTATGAGAAGAACGACTCGATTGTAGCGTCGAAGGTGCAGCAGATGATGGTAGCCCGGCTTGCGGATGTGTTTCTTCCGCTCTATACAAGAAGCGGGGGCAAGGAAGGGTTGGTAACCATCCAAGGCGATCCGTTTGCCGAGACCGATACCTCCCTCATCATTGAGGAAGGTCTTGAGAATCGAAAAATCGGAGAGAATGTCTGCATCAAGATTCCGGTGACCACCTGGGGCATCGAGGCCATCAGTGCAATGGTTGAGCGCGATATTCCCACCATGGCCACCGAGGTGATGGGGCTCTCCCAGGCTGTCTCGATTTGCGAGGAGTACCAAAGGGTGAGCAGAAAGAGCGGTAAAACGCCTCCGTTCTTTGTTACGCATATCACCGGCATCCTGGATGACCACTTCAAGCGGGTCATCAAGGCGAACAATCTGAAACTCGATGAAAAGCTGGTAAAATATGCAGGGCTCTCCATTGCCAAGAAAGAGTATGAGCTGCTCAAGAGCCGTAACTACCCCGGCATCATGATTGGAGGCGGGGCACGCAAGCTGGAGGACTTCACCGAACTGGTCGGCGGGGACCTGCACATCACCATCAACTGGACGGGAACCGCCGAGACGCTCATTGAAGCGGATATGCAGGCTGTCAGTCGTATCGAGGAGAATTTGAGCGATGATGAGATGCAGCTTCTCAAGGATCAACTTCCCGACTATGGGCGGGCCTTGGACGTCGATGGGATGCAGGTGGATGAGTACTACGACTACGGCGGTGTCGAGCTGTTCAGGACTTCCTTCCAGAAGGGATGGAATGAGTTGCTTGCCTTGATCGCTCAACGCAGGAGAAATGCAGAATAA
- a CDS encoding cupin domain-containing protein: MDAKHRGSLTTDKRVSRAKGIDRVTLTYDKDNMMCYFYLEKGSKLEMHTHVQSQSGIVIKGHIHFIKGDGQILDLHAGDAYYFASNDPHGSNILEDTELIECFAPSRDDYKD, from the coding sequence ATGGATGCAAAACATCGGGGAAGCCTCACTACGGATAAACGGGTCAGCAGGGCGAAGGGGATCGATCGAGTAACCCTTACCTACGACAAGGACAATATGATGTGTTACTTCTACCTTGAGAAGGGTTCGAAGCTTGAGATGCATACTCATGTACAGAGCCAAAGCGGTATTGTCATCAAGGGACATATTCACTTCATCAAAGGGGATGGACAGATCCTTGACCTGCATGCCGGTGATGCCTACTACTTTGCCTCCAACGACCCCCACGGTTCGAACATCCTCGAGGATACCGAGCTGATCGAGTGTTTTGCTCCCTCACGGGACGATTACAAGGACTGA
- a CDS encoding FadR/GntR family transcriptional regulator — translation MEDIFAVREARPSAVEGVIEKIKALLIEQKLSPGDMIPNEISLAESLKVGRGTVREALKILSAYGVVEIKQGYGTYVSSASNKRLFDPQLFQILVQDRDYKSLTQVRQLLEEGIVKLVIESASDEELVLLDQTMQKFQTELAKPDASAQHAGSLDLRYHRLLARFSHNSIVENIYNFVIELFTKTINPIHIGVDEVHQRLHQAIIDRNTDKAVEAVREHTAIWISGYEAAHKVV, via the coding sequence ATGGAAGACATATTCGCAGTCCGCGAGGCTCGGCCTTCAGCGGTTGAAGGGGTGATTGAGAAGATCAAGGCCCTGTTGATCGAACAAAAACTCTCCCCCGGGGATATGATTCCCAATGAGATCTCCCTTGCAGAAAGCCTGAAGGTTGGAAGGGGTACGGTGCGTGAGGCACTGAAGATTCTTTCCGCCTACGGGGTGGTGGAAATCAAGCAGGGGTATGGTACCTACGTCTCCAGTGCCTCGAACAAGCGGCTCTTCGACCCCCAGCTCTTTCAGATTCTGGTCCAGGACAGGGACTACAAGTCCCTCACCCAGGTCAGGCAGCTGCTTGAGGAAGGCATTGTGAAGCTTGTCATTGAGAGCGCAAGCGATGAGGAGCTTGTCCTGCTCGATCAGACGATGCAGAAGTTCCAGACCGAGCTGGCAAAACCCGATGCCTCGGCCCAGCATGCGGGCTCGCTGGATTTACGCTATCACCGCCTGCTTGCACGCTTTTCGCACAACAGCATTGTGGAGAACATCTATAACTTCGTCATCGAGCTCTTCACCAAGACAATCAATCCGATTCATATCGGTGTCGATGAGGTTCACCAGCGCCTGCATCAAGCAATCATAGACCGAAATACGGACAAGGCGGTAGAGGCTGTCAGGGAGCACACCGCCATCTGGATTTCCGGCTACGAGGCGGCGCATAAAGTCGTCTAA